A region from the Variovorax sp. V93 genome encodes:
- a CDS encoding hydroxyacid dehydrogenase: MKRIVIAEFMDAAAVAQLRERHDVLHDVALVDDGARLYQEAKWAHALIVRNRTQVRGELLDALTQCTVVGRLGVGLDNIDVAGCEARGIRVIPATGANALSVAEYVIASAMMLLRGAYGSTAAVAAGRWPRNALSNGRELAGKTLGLVGFGAIGQLTARLARALGMRTVAFDAMMDGSHPAFAATGTQPLGLDALVAQADVVSLHLPLVDGTRNLFHAARIAAMKGGAVLVNTSRGGIVDEAAVALALREGRLGGAALDVFEAEPLAASPHFVDCPNLLLTPHIAGVTAESNERVSSLIAQKVLEALEP, encoded by the coding sequence ATGAAGCGAATAGTGATTGCGGAGTTCATGGACGCCGCCGCGGTTGCGCAACTGCGCGAGCGGCACGACGTGCTCCACGACGTCGCCCTGGTGGACGACGGCGCCCGGCTCTACCAGGAAGCGAAGTGGGCCCATGCGCTCATCGTGCGCAACCGCACGCAGGTGCGCGGCGAGCTGCTGGATGCGCTCACGCAGTGCACGGTGGTGGGCCGCCTGGGCGTGGGCCTCGACAACATCGACGTGGCGGGCTGCGAAGCACGCGGCATCCGGGTGATTCCGGCCACGGGTGCCAATGCACTGAGCGTGGCCGAGTACGTGATCGCGAGCGCGATGATGCTGCTGCGCGGCGCCTACGGCTCCACCGCCGCGGTGGCCGCGGGGCGCTGGCCGCGCAACGCGCTGTCGAACGGGCGCGAGCTGGCGGGCAAGACGCTCGGGCTGGTCGGCTTCGGCGCCATCGGGCAGCTGACGGCGCGGCTCGCGCGGGCGCTGGGCATGCGCACGGTGGCCTTCGACGCCATGATGGACGGCAGCCACCCGGCCTTCGCCGCAACGGGCACGCAGCCGCTGGGCCTCGACGCGCTGGTGGCGCAGGCCGACGTGGTGAGCCTGCACCTGCCGCTGGTGGACGGCACGCGCAACCTGTTCCACGCGGCGCGCATCGCGGCCATGAAGGGCGGCGCGGTGCTGGTCAACACCTCGCGCGGCGGCATCGTCGACGAAGCCGCCGTGGCGCTTGCGCTGCGCGAAGGCCGGCTCGGCGGCGCGGCGCTCGATGTGTTCGAGGCCGAACCGCTGGCGGCCAGCCCGCATTTCGTGGACTGCCCCAATCTGCTGCTGACACCGCACATCGCAGGCGTGACGGCCGAGTCGAACGAGCGCGTGAGCAGCCTGATTGCGCAGAAGGTGCTGGAGGCGCTGGAACCATGA
- a CDS encoding Ldh family oxidoreductase codes for MTMLSLQQARDAVAAALRAAGANDATAAAAARALVLAEAQGMGSHGLSRVAQYATHLRNGRVNGSAVPALRRQKGAAALIDAHEGLAFAACEMAVAEAIGRARDFGIAIAGVTGSHHCGVVVDHLRPVAEAGMVGLGFANSPAAMPAAGGRHPIFGTNPVAAIFPRRGALPLAIDLSLSEAARGKVMVAAKQGKAIPAGWAVDRNGLPTTDAQAALEGSMLPIGAATSPKGAMLALVVELLVTALIGAQFGFEASSFFEDAGNRPRIGQAFIVIDPGALAGSASYLDRVEVLVAEMLRDDGVRLPGARREELRLRAEAGGIEVPEVLLAQWRS; via the coding sequence ATGACGATGCTGAGTCTTCAGCAGGCGCGCGACGCCGTGGCCGCGGCACTGCGCGCGGCCGGCGCGAACGATGCGACGGCGGCGGCCGCCGCGCGTGCGCTGGTGCTGGCCGAGGCGCAAGGCATGGGCTCGCACGGGCTCTCCCGCGTGGCCCAGTACGCCACGCACCTGCGCAACGGCCGGGTGAATGGCAGCGCGGTGCCGGCGCTGCGCCGCCAGAAAGGCGCGGCGGCGCTGATCGATGCGCACGAGGGCCTGGCCTTCGCGGCCTGCGAGATGGCCGTTGCCGAGGCCATCGGCCGCGCGCGCGACTTCGGCATTGCGATTGCGGGCGTCACGGGCAGCCACCACTGCGGCGTGGTGGTCGACCATTTGCGGCCGGTGGCGGAGGCCGGCATGGTCGGGCTCGGCTTTGCCAACTCGCCGGCCGCGATGCCGGCGGCCGGCGGGCGCCATCCCATCTTCGGGACCAATCCGGTGGCGGCGATCTTTCCGCGCCGCGGTGCGCTCCCCCTCGCCATCGACCTGAGCCTGTCGGAAGCGGCGCGCGGCAAGGTCATGGTGGCCGCGAAGCAGGGCAAGGCCATACCGGCCGGCTGGGCCGTCGACCGCAACGGCCTGCCGACCACCGACGCGCAGGCGGCGCTCGAAGGCTCGATGCTGCCCATCGGTGCGGCCACCAGCCCCAAGGGCGCGATGCTGGCACTGGTGGTCGAGCTGCTCGTCACTGCGCTGATCGGTGCGCAGTTCGGCTTCGAGGCCTCGAGCTTCTTCGAGGATGCCGGCAACCGGCCGCGCATCGGCCAGGCCTTCATCGTCATCGACCCCGGCGCGCTCGCGGGCTCTGCGAGCTACCTCGACCGCGTCGAGGTGCTGGTGGCCGAGATGCTGCGCGACGACGGCGTGCGCCTGCCCGGCGCGCGGCGCGAGGAACTGCGGCTGCGCGCCGAGGCAGGGGGCATCGAGGTGCCCGAGGTGCTGCTCGCGCAGTGGCGAAGCTAG
- a CDS encoding UxaA family hydrolase yields MSIISKDTTFLGYRRENGRVGVRNHVIILPLDDLSNAAAEAVAHNIKGALAIPHPYGRLQFGADLELHFRTLIGAGCNPNVAAVVVIGIEDSWTQKVVDGIAATGKPVAGFGIEGHGDHDTILRASKVAREFVQAASEKQREPCGIHELWVSTKCGESDTTSGCGSNPTVGNAFDKLYETGNTLVFGETSEITGGERIVAERCRTPDVKERFMFMFNRYQDMINRHKTSDLSDSQPTKGNIAGGLTTIEEKALGNIQKIGKKCMVDGVLDKAEMPTGPGLWFMDSSSAAAEMVTLCAASGYAVHFFPTGQGNVIGNPILPVIKICANPRTVRLMSEHVDVDTSGLLQREMTLDQAGDQLLECMLRTANGRLTAAEALGHREFVLTRLYESA; encoded by the coding sequence ATGTCCATCATTTCCAAAGACACCACCTTCCTCGGCTACCGCCGCGAAAACGGCCGCGTCGGCGTGCGCAACCACGTCATCATCCTGCCGCTGGACGATCTCTCCAACGCGGCCGCCGAGGCGGTGGCCCACAACATCAAGGGTGCGCTCGCCATTCCGCATCCCTACGGCCGCCTGCAGTTCGGCGCCGACCTGGAGCTGCACTTCCGCACGCTGATCGGCGCGGGCTGCAACCCGAATGTGGCGGCGGTCGTCGTCATCGGCATCGAGGACAGCTGGACGCAGAAGGTGGTCGACGGCATCGCCGCCACGGGCAAGCCGGTGGCCGGCTTCGGCATCGAGGGCCATGGCGACCACGACACCATCCTGCGCGCGAGCAAGGTGGCGCGCGAGTTCGTGCAGGCCGCGAGCGAGAAGCAGCGCGAGCCCTGCGGCATCCACGAACTCTGGGTCTCGACCAAGTGCGGCGAGAGCGACACCACCTCGGGCTGCGGCTCCAATCCCACCGTGGGCAACGCCTTCGACAAGCTCTACGAGACCGGCAACACGCTGGTGTTCGGCGAGACCTCCGAGATCACCGGCGGCGAGCGCATCGTGGCCGAGCGCTGCCGCACGCCCGACGTGAAGGAGCGCTTCATGTTCATGTTCAACCGCTACCAGGACATGATCAACCGCCACAAGACCAGCGACCTGTCGGACTCGCAGCCCACCAAGGGCAACATCGCGGGCGGCCTGACGACCATCGAGGAAAAAGCGCTCGGCAACATCCAGAAGATCGGCAAGAAGTGCATGGTGGACGGCGTGCTCGACAAGGCCGAGATGCCCACCGGCCCGGGCCTGTGGTTCATGGACTCGTCCAGCGCGGCGGCCGAGATGGTGACGCTGTGCGCCGCCTCGGGCTACGCGGTGCACTTCTTCCCCACGGGCCAGGGCAACGTGATCGGCAACCCGATCCTGCCGGTCATCAAGATCTGCGCCAATCCGCGCACCGTGCGGCTCATGAGCGAACACGTCGACGTCGACACCTCGGGCCTGCTGCAACGCGAGATGACGCTCGACCAGGCCGGCGACCAGCTGCTCGAATGCATGCTACGCACCGCCAACGGCCGGCTCACCGCGGCCGAAGCGCTGGGCCACCGCGAGTTCGTGCTGACGCGGCTGTACGAGTCGGCCTGA
- a CDS encoding UxaA family hydrolase, whose translation MIHFVLHDAKDTVAVVVVEGVKAGMSLSGWIMDEDRMTSVDARQDIPIGHKVALKDMAPGDTVWKYGIDMGKVVAPIKAGEHAHVQNIKTKRW comes from the coding sequence ATGATTCATTTCGTTCTGCATGACGCGAAGGACACGGTCGCGGTCGTGGTGGTGGAAGGCGTCAAGGCCGGCATGTCGCTCAGCGGCTGGATCATGGACGAGGACCGCATGACCAGCGTCGATGCGCGCCAGGACATCCCGATTGGCCACAAGGTCGCCCTCAAGGACATGGCGCCCGGCGACACGGTGTGGAAGTACGGCATCGACATGGGCAAGGTGGTGGCGCCGATCAAGGCCGGCGAGCACGCGCACGTCCAGAACATCAAGACCAAGCGCTGGTAG